ACCTACCCGGCCTGACTCGTTTCCAGCGTGCAAATGATAACAAGCGTTTCCATTtcattgctctctttctctctctctctcaatgtgATCACCAAACCAGAAAACTTTCTCATCTGCTTCCTTTCTATTTTTCATATTGATCTCTCAACATTGCGTTTAAGCAGTGAGCACCAACTTTCGAAAAAGACATGCTGTGAATTACCGAGTAGACATTATCATCTCAAACTGCTGTCCCTTATTGGTCTCCAATCTCTTTCTACTCGAAAGTATGTTTTCTTGGCTATAACGCTGCCAAATGTGCGCAAATATGTTGCGTTCATTCGATTGGTTACCGGAACTGTCCACATTTTTGCATTCTAATGCTGCATTTATTCATGAACCTACTATTTTTCTATGAATATTACATTCTCTGTCGACAATTTTACATGGAATAAATGGATACATAAAAATAGTCCGCAGTAAAGCGAAAGGGCGCAGTAGGGGTAGTAAAAGGACCACAATTATAGCGGTCTACTTGCTTCCCCtacaacacgattcactggtcatggcatgaataacgcaaaatacctgtcgcgtacgttatgaaaccctatctctcagtcacgtgtggcacatacccgaatatcagagttaatgttatgcgggtatgtgccacaggtgatacagagtttcAACCAACActgtaacggcgaacacacacattgacaggcAACGAAAggcgtgataataataattgttcgggttttatgtcctaaaaccactatatgattatgagagatgtcatagcgaagggctccgaaaCTTTTGAAcctctggtattctttaacgtgcaccgagattgcacagtacacgggcatctagcattttgcataaatcgaaatgcgaccgcggcggccgggatgaactcgcgaccttcagttcagcagccgggcaccgtaaccgctataccaccgcggccgacgcaagaaaAGTGTGGGAGCtgtagacagaacacccctggaagacgctcaactaccatccactcgtccacgtggttcgcaacgtggaccacgtggattgcaCAAAACCCGGgttcaatgcttcctacaataaatctgccgagagaaccgggcctctcatcattaccggtgacttcaacattgacttatcaagacccaacaacgcctcgaCCTTATACTGTGTGAAATACGGCTTCCATGTGGAccgggcatcaaaagacctcgctgccacatcaaGGACAGGCGACtatatagatcatttcatcgtaagaggcatccaaggtttccaccagctgtactatacctcgcacttcactacacttagacccttcGTAGCCGTGATCACAAACGGATCGGGTAACAAGTCCGGTTTAGCTgctgtgctcactgatcacggtgatgatcttgttcaagaactgtcaagaacccctcctacacatacacataggttcgtgaaacgtgcgtgcgttctccgtcatatcGGACAAGTATAGGCAAAACTGTAACGCAtttctaacaactgcaactgtgactgtaacgtacgtgcagtgctcctgcgcatgccactcggctgcgtaccatatatctagggaagcaTTCCTTAATGTGAATCTGTGCTTCTTGTGCATTTAtgcttcttctttgtcctgttcgaattcgtgctatccagtattgaagaatataagcactacatatcaggttaCCGCGTGTCGTGTTGGTAACActgatgttgctgttggcatcgctttgcaactgtaaacaactcgttatataatacatatgcgactcttcaacaaatGAGTGTgggtataccacttccacatttctctagcgtcattccataaagtttcgctcaatgcgaaaaattacgccacagtcaccatcccgcgcatgctgagcataacatcgattcccactgtacgtgggatctgccgattttttaggggcgaagctctttatgccgtgggtctgttcatcctccgtttgtaggttggTTTGTAGTAGCCGCccctagttcgtgagaagcgtgcgttctggtatgcagtaaaagaagacgacgacgttgacgagtgacactctcgtgcgtgttcgcctgtgtggcgttctttcttatagaccctttcgctgtttacaaacaaagctgctggacgacTTCCGGTCTCGTGCGCCGGTGTTGCCGAGTAGCGttggcgaggaacaaaagccttagcgagtaaccggcacattttcaacacttttctccctgtgtccggccaaatattttatataaatatttttctaagctgcacacacagtaatataagagttagtccttcacttcaagcgccttctttttacctgaaagcggaaaaagtcTCTCCTTACTCTGGCAGAACTTCAaaagcacgctttctgcttcggcgttagagagtgataattgaagtgaccggaagtttcttgggtgcaacacctgctgctgctatcgcaatcttgaaaccgaccgaaaaggcgaatttactacgtctcgtgttttcaacgacacccgaagacaatatttcagaagtaacgcgccatgaggctccctcttggcacgctttctctttagctcagagtcgccagatggaagacaaggctgcggaacggagggcacggaaggcggcggcagcgcgcgctcgtagacagaatcctgaggtgagagcccgcgaggccgaagctgcacgtcgacgacACGAAGCatattccgccgttcgagcccacgaggccgaagctgctcaacaagctgcacggctgcggcgcgaagaccccgccgttcgagcccgcgaggccgaagctgctcgacaagctgcacggctgcggcgagaagaccatccgagggacgtgtatagacctggtattttctaatttccagttgcaactcgtacaagaaccgctgtcccttcacttcacggaccataaagccgtgataatgaagggacaacgcaagcgaagcttcatctaattaagaaaaataaaagtttcatgtttgtatTATAAACACcatgtttctcactcttcatatgatgattgatggggcgttacacagagcattcacggtttaccgatgattctctccggagcttcgccccactcatcatcattcaccacgtggatatgctgtgattttttttcctggtCACTACATGTCAGACTAGTGAATAtgctccgccgcggtggtctagtggctatggcgctcgactgttgacccaaaggtcgcgggctcgaatcccggccgcggcggctgcattttcgatggaggcgaaaatgtttgaggcccgtgtacttgtatttatgtgcacgttagagaacctcaagtggtcgcaatttccagagccctccactacggcgtccttcataatcatatcgtggctttgggacgttaaaccccagataatattattgttACACTAGTCAATTTTTTGTGCATTAGAAACAACTTAGGGATCAGAAATGTACCTTTTCTTGTTCCTGATGAAACTTAAGTCTACAAACAACCTTGTAAGAAGCTTCTGCCGAAGCAGGTtggaaatgatagttttcctaagaGGCTCGTTCCCCCCAAGAATGCGAACTCAGAAAAACGACTTTAGATATTTGACAACATGCCATTTATTGCGATGGTCAAAAACTTTTATCAAAGTGACCTCCTGCATAAATATGGCCTTCGTCATACATTACAGTGTTTCCTCACAATTTCATGCAAtcctcttcaatttttcgcagCTTTCGAGCTGTGAATGTTGCTCACAACACGTGTTGGTCACAAAATGAAATATGCACTGATCGCAATGAATTCCCAGGAAAACGAACATATAAGCTCAgtggcacacaaacacagcaggagTAACTCAGGATTGGCGCGAAAGCAGcggcacatgatgacgtcatacatttCCGCCAATTTCAGCTTCAGTTCTTGTTTTCCAACGACTTTGCTGTCGGCGCGTGGCTCAAAATATCACttgttattttatttgtttattctcTCACGCACTTTCGATAGAAGGTTTTCTGTGACTTAAAAGCGCTAAAAACAAACAATGTAACACGGGCATTCACTTTGCGTTCGGCTTCTTGCCTGCTTTGCAGCCGGGTCTTGAAAGGGGCATTTCAGAGACGCTCTCCCCAGCAAATCCGCGCCAGCCACTGGTAAaaagatattttatttttttctgctgcaCAGATGATAACAAATCTTGGTGAGCATGGTATTTAATGAACCATCTATCCAAAACATCTCAAAGTTTAAAATGCATATTTTTTCGAAAATCGGGTTTTAGCTGCGCATTCCCCCTTAAAAATAGTAACAGCTTCTTTTGTGAATATGGTCCCTGACTATCAAGTCGATTTCATGTACGATTTAAACTGGGCTAAACCTCCTTCGAGGACACAACAGAAATAGAGGTAGACAGCCCCGAGCTCGTCCAGTCACTTCTTTTACATCTGTTACTTTGTCCACGCGATTTTAACTCACTTTAAATGTCGGACGAACTAGCCCGCACCACGTTTTACTGACGTAAGGTGTTTTGTTCCTGACACCTTTATGTAGCAGCGCCAATAataaacaaaaactgaaattccTCACCTCCACTGTTTTATATCGAGCAATATAACTATTGGTTTCACACTTGTCAATTATATTATGCAGATTGGCAAGCACGCTTGGAGTAGGAGATACCCTAAATACTTTACTTTCTAAATAGAGTTAAAGTTACTTTCTAATAGAGTTAAATTTAGAGTAATGTTACCAGGATATATCTTTTCAGGAGCATGCTTACCCATGGATCTTATGCATCAAAGAAAGCAGTCCTCAGCACTGTAACAAGCAAGAGTCACTGACTTCCAGCGACCTTGCCAAACAGCTCACGTCCGACGCTTTTacaaaagtggagaggaggtgcggcATAGCACTGCGTCCGGTTCTCGCCCTTCTGATACAGGTGATCGCGCTGTACCTGAATGTATCCTCTAATAATAGCTGCTCACGTTCAATACTCCTTTAGTCGTTAGACTAATTCGTATTGGGACCCGTATAAAAGCAACTGCTCCGGCTGCGATGGCCCAGTCTTGTTCTCATCTCGACAAAAGGAACACTATCCTTTCAACGAGCCACCATGTTCACCAAGGTGCAGTGGAGCGCGTCTCCGTAGCATTTGTGCGACTTTCTAGATGGCCGTCATCGATGACGACGAGGGGCTTacgcatctcttttttttttctggaatcgTTCATTGCAGGTACTTCTCTGCTGCCTTCTGGCCGTCGCTGCCTCTGCTCCCGTTGAGGAATACGTGAGTTTTCGTTCAGTTTCAACGTAAGCTTCAATGCAAATATCAAATTTCACTTGAGAACAATGGTTTGTTGAACTAGGTGGTAGTCTACATATATTTGTAACGAGAAAATTGAAATTTAACTTGGCATTAGGTGGCACCTAAAAACTCAACATACAACTAATAATTTTGACTGCCGTCAGAACTGCAGCCATTTGTTGTCGTCGGCCTGCTTCAAAACATTCTTATCAGCCATGGGGGGCGAGATGGTTCGCACGCAAGCAGGTAGCTAACTACACGGCGCATCGGCCACAAGCAAAGTTCTTAAAGCAAGGTATAAAACACTGTCTACATGCGTTCCCTGTAAGtgcttaaatatgtctcagtTACTTAATCAAAAAAGGACAGCACTCGCGAAGGCATCGTTGTCGAGAAACAATTGGAGCCATCTTAGGCTTCAATATATGCAACTTGTTGACGACGTAGTCGAAAAACAACGAATGTTTAAATGAGCACAGTGGTCGATTCTTACAAACGCAAAAACATGAAGCCTGTGATGTTGCAGTTgtaaatttatatttgtttccaGCCGCAACAACTAAATAATCTAATTTTTCTAAACGACCAGTGCAAGTGGCGCTTGGAATATAAAAATCTGTAGCGCTTTCGATAAAGGCGCCAAATTGACTAATACATTGCAATTATAGCAAGTTGAATTACTGTTGCTAGGACCATCCAAGTAGATCGTAATTTAGTCCTACGCACCAATTTCCCATTCCCACTAAGTGCTTTTAGTCTGGACGCAGCTTACTCcaacagagaaaaaagacagaggaGTGTTGGAACTTTGAGAGCTTTATTCCTGCTCTTTTCCCCTCCGTGCAGCCACCACAGCCATACAGCTTCAGCTACGACACCACCGACGAGTTCGGCACCCGCCTGACCCGCGAGGAGTCCGGTGACGCCAACAACAACAAGGTCGGCTCCTACAGCTACACCGACGCCAACGGCATCTCCCGTACCGTCAAGTACACCGCCGATGCCGAGGGTTTCCACGCCACCGTCGAGACCAACGAGCCAGGAACCAAGAGCTCCAACCCAGCCGATGCCCTGTACACCTCCGCCGCCGTTGAGGTCGCCCCAGCCCCAGCTGCCGCTGTCGTCGCCAAGCCCGTTGTCGCCGCCGTGAAGCCCGTGGTCGTCCAGGCCGCCCCAGCTCCAGTCACCGTTCACGCCGTTCAGGCCGTGCACCCAGCCCAGTTCGCCGTGCACGCTGTGCACCCCGCTCAGTTCGCCGTGCACGCTGCCCCCGTTGCCTACACCACTGGCCACCACGTGGCCCCCTTGACCCTGGTCCACCCAGCTCCCTTCACCATCGGCAAGGCCAAGGCTTAAGCGAAGCATCATTATAAATCACGAACACACACCACGTAGACAAACAAGTTTATCAAACCAGCACACGTGTCTGCTGCCGGAGGCCACGGCAACCCATCATCCAACCCGACGAAACCAATACTACACCGAATATTTGGTTTTGCTACTCGTCACTATTTATGTTTAACGAAGAAGTTTATCACATGTTGCCGTTGACAAAGAAATTTTAAATAAATATACATTTTTGCAAAACCGACTGAAGCCCACATCTACATTTCACTGTGCAGGAGGGATCGATTTGGGTGAAAATCTTTCACTGTAAGCTCAGTTTCACGTAATCGATAATTTATATTGCCGTATCTTATCAGGTGAAAAAAACCATTGTGAATTGCCATGTTGTACACATCTCAGCATAGAAGTTATCAAAAGAAATCGATTCGTCACATGCCCTAGTCTTGACCATGTATGCGTGCGTATATTATGTTCTTTTTTCCACAGATACATACCATGTAGAACCCAGACTTGGTTGAAAAAGAATATGGAGGCATAATATTAAAAATCTCcaggttttacgtccaaaaacctcGACCATCTTATGAGAGACGTCTTAGTGGATGGCTGCAGAGGTTTTGATCACCTGGGATTCTTTcccgcgcacctaaatctaagcacacgggcctctagcgttttcccttcatcaaaatgtggccgaaGCGGCTGGAATTAGATACCGCGACCTtgtggtcagcagccgagcaccataaccactagactaccatgGGGGGTTCTGGATGGAATCAGTCTTCTGACGCGAACTTTCCGAACACACAATCAATACATATgtggttttttaaatgcgaagcatttcttagcgaacctcaggcactttgggcgtttctatctacgtatctatctatctatctatctagccgcctacgtctgggagctctcgcGGTCGTCCTCATAggttctaatataccaaaatttgcattgcataggatgagtgcatgacgaacacgatccactggtgatgacatgaataacgcaaaatacctgttgcgcacatcatgaaacactttctctcagtcacgtgtggcacatacccgcataccacagatcatggtatgcgggtatgtgccacaggtgataacagagtgaCAAtaaacgcagtaaccgcgaacatacacattcacacggaaggaaagtgatcaataatagtaattgttggtgttttacgttccaaaaccagggtatgattatgagaggcgccataGTGAAGGGTTCCGGAAGTTTTAATTATCTGGTCTTCCTTAACCTGCAGTGGCATCgcaaatacacgggcctctagcatttcgcctccatcgaaatgcgaccgccgcggccgggatcgaacccgcgaccttcgggtcagcagccgagcaccgtaaccactaccccacagcggccgacgcaaggaaggttagggagctgaagacagagcacccctggaagtcGCTGGACTGCCATCCACTTGTCCACGcggtccacaacgtcgaccacgcggattacgcaaaaaccggggtgaatgcttcctatAATTCTGCCGAGAGAGCCATGTCCCttatgattaccggtgacttcagcattgatttatcaaaacccaacaacgcctgcttcttagaCAACATTAATGAGGGCTTGAAtggggacagggcatcacaagacgtcggtgccacgtccaggacagaaggcatagTCGATCATTTCTTCGTGTAAATCCATTCGCGGTTTCCACCATCTCTACACCAGCACTAcacttatggctcattcacactggggaatccgccggccacagcgaccggaatgctcctgtcgccgaaacacagCGTCGTTCGCACATCACGCGCACCGCGCCTCCGGATAGCCAtattgcgccatctgtcgagtacgccatcaaccacgggtgagcgcgggatggattcgtagttgcccggatgttctcatgatgttgtcgcggctcgcaactacgccatgcaattttgcgggtcttcagcgctgctataaacgaccatgctcgtttcaacgctctttgcgactagggcgtgcaaggcagctacatcgcaatgcttGAACTGGTGCTAGCTGCATCAGAAACAAAGTACcatagacagcagtactcgtacataccagtcagtccaagctcgttgccaattttaacacgaaagtgttttatgccggggaccaccaagacttcagtgacgtatttccgtcacggaaatgacgtcg
Above is a window of Rhipicephalus sanguineus isolate Rsan-2018 chromosome 3, BIME_Rsan_1.4, whole genome shotgun sequence DNA encoding:
- the LOC125757691 gene encoding cuticle protein 16.8-like isoform X4; protein product: MFTKVLLCCLLAVAASAPVEEYPPQPYSFSYDTTDEFGTRLTREESGDANNNKVGSYSYTDANGISRTVKYTADAEGFHATVETNEPGTKSSNPADALYTSAAVEVAPAPAAAVVAKPVVAAVKPVVVQAAPAPFAVHAAPVAYTTGHHVAPLTLVHPAPFTIGKAKA
- the LOC125757691 gene encoding cuticle protein 16.8-like isoform X5 produces the protein MFTKVLLCCLLAVAASAPVEEYPPQPYSFSYDTTDEFGTRLTREESGDANNNKVGSYSYTDANGISRTVKYTADAEGFHATVETNEPGTKSSNPADALYTSAAVEVAPAPAAAVVAKPVVAAVKPVVVQAAPAPFAVHAAPVAYTTGHHVAPLTLVHPAPFTIGKAKA